The nucleotide window TACCTCTTAATCTAATTACAGCATCTGTATTAGGATCTCCACCTTTGTTGTAGATACTTAAACCAGATACCTTACCTTGTAGTAATTCTGATGCACTGTTTACAGTACCCTTGTTAAAAGCCTCTTCATCTACTTTAGTAACTGAAGATGTAATTTCTTTTTTAGTAGTACTACCATAACCAACAACGATAATTTCATCTAATTGATTACTTTCTTCTGATAAAGTTAAATTTATCGTAGAAGATGTACCTACAGTTCTTTCTTCAGTCTTATATCCTAAAGATCTAAAAACTAACACATCTCCTTGATTTGCTTTAATAGAGTATTTTCCATCAAAGTCTGTTTGAGTACCTGTAGTAGTGCCTTTAATATTTACACTCACACCAGGCAAACCACCTGTGGCATCTGAAACAACACCAGTAATAGTTTGACCATACATAATACCACCAACCAAAAAGAGGAATGGCAGAATTAATTTTTTAAGTAACTTGTTTTTCATTTAAAGATTGGGTTTTAGTTAATTTTTTTCAAAAACTACATATTATGCTATTGATGAAAAGTGATTAAATTTAATGTAATATTAACAAATTTTTATGATTACGTTATGAATTTAATAAAATTTCTCCGAAAAAATTATCTAAAACGTTTTCGGCTTTGTCTTTTTTAGAGCTTTCTTATCCAGATATTTCTGTAGCTAACCCCACTGTTATCTTGGTGATCTTGTAATTTGATAGGTTGCTCATCATGAGCATTATACTTAGGCCAACCAATGTATTCAGTGGTTCCTTCTAATTCAAAATTATCTTGCACTAACACTCCATTATGCAATACTGTAATTGTTGCTTTTTCTTTGATTTGTCCATTTTCGTCAAAAATTGGTTGATGATAAATAATATCATAAGTATTCCATTTTCCTGTTGCTGAACTTGCTTTTGCTAATGGAATTGACTGCTTGTAAATTGAACCCACTTGCCCATTTACATACGTGTCATTATCATTATTATCTAATACCTGAACCTCATACCTGTTTTGCAGAAAAACGCCACTATTACTTCTATTTTGACCATCTGCTCTTACTTCTTCTGATGACTTCCATTCTAAATGCAATTGAACTGACCCAAAATTTTGTTTGGTTTGAATATCACCAGCTTTATTTTTAACAGTCATGCTTTTATCAGCATTTAAAATCCACTGCACTTCTGTAGAATCTTTAGAGGAAATCCACTCATTAAAATTTGTACCATCAAATAAGACAATAGCATCTGAAGGTATGTTGGTTTCTGAATTTACAGTTACAGTTGGTGGCTTGGGTTCCCAAACTTCAGTTTCTTCGGGCTTTGTAGGCTCTGCTTCCTGCGTCTCAATAACCTCTGGTTTCTTATCTGTTTTTTGGTTACATGCAAGCACAAAAAGTCCTATTGAAAAAAGTATTATGATTTTTTTCATTCTATTTATTTATAAATTATAGTTTAAATTCCTAAAATTCTATTTATGTGATTCTGATCAATATCATCCTTGCTTCCTGCAAAATCATCAAAGCGTTTATCGGTAACTTCAATAATATGATCTTGTATAAATTTTACGCCTTCTCTAGCTCCTTGTTCTGGACTTTTAATAATACATTCCCATTCTAAAACTGCCCAAACATCACAGCCATATTCTGTAAGCTTAGAAAATACTTTTTTAAAGTCTACTTGACCATCTCCAGGAGATCTGTAACGACCTGCTCTGTCTTTCCAATCATTATAACCACCAAACATTCCTTTTTTACCTGAAGGATTAAATTCAGAATCCTTAACATGAAACGCTTTTATAAATTCATGATAATGATCTATGTATTTTACATAATCTAATTGTTGTAACACAAAATGAGATGGGTCATACAAAATATTAACTGCTGAGTGATTATTTGTAGCTGCTAAAAAACGTTCGAATGTATCTCCATCATGAATATCTTCTACAGGATGTACCTCATAACAAACATTCACATCATTCTCTTTAAAGGTATCTAATATTGGCAACCATCTATTTGCTAATTCTTTAAAACCAGTTTCTACTAAACCTTTAGGTTGTTGTGGCCAAGGATGCATTACTGGCCATAATAAAGAGCCTGAAAAAGTTGCATGATTATTTAAGCCTAATCTTCTACTTACAATACCTGCTTTTTTCATTTGATCTACAGCCCATAAAGTTCTTTCTTTTGGCTTACCATGTAATTCTTTAGGCGCAAAAACATCGAACATTAAATCATGAGCAGAATGAACTGCAACCAACTGACCTTGAATATGAGTTGAGAGCTCTGTAATTTCTAATCCGAAAGAATTTATTTTGCCTTTAAACTCATCACAATAAGTCTGGCTTTCGGCTGCAATATCTAAATCAATTATAGATTTATCTAGTGTTGGTATTTGTATACCTTTATACCCAAGATTTGATGCCCATTTACACAAACCTTCTAAAGTATTAAATGGCTCCTTATCTCCCATAAACTGAGCTAAGAAAACTGCTGGCCCTTTTATCGTAGTCATATTCTAAAATCTTCTTTTAATAATTATGGATATCTACCCATACATTTCCTTTTGTATGAGATTCTACAGCTTTTTCTATAAAACTCATACCTCTAACTCCATCTATCATAGTAGGAAACTCTGCAGCATTATAAGGTTGTTTTAAGATGGCTTTTGCAACACCTTTATAAATATTACCCATAGAATCAAAAATTCCTTCTGGATGACCTGGAGGTAATTTTGTGCCATCTAAAGATAAGTCTGAATTGTATTCATGACCTGGCTTTAAAACTTGCAATGGTTTACCATCTTGCATTAAATACAGATAGTTAGGATTTTCTTGTTCCCATTTTAAACCTGCTTTTTTTCCATAAACCTTTACTACAAAACTATTTTCTTCACCAGTTGCAATTTGACTTGCACAGATAACTCCTTTCACATTATTTGAACACCTTAAAAGTACTGTGCCATCAATATCCATTTTATTATCTGAATACAGATAATTTAAATCTGCTAAGATGGATTCTACCTTTAAACCTGACACATATTCTAACATATCAAAAGCGTGCGTACCAATATCTCCTATACAACAACTTATTCCTGATTTTTCAGGATTTAACCTCCAAGTTGAAGATCTTTTTTCTATATCGTGAATAATTGGATTGATCCAACCTTGATAATATTGTGCATCCACCTTTTGTATTTCTCCTAAATCTCCATTTTTGATCATATGTTTCATTTGACGAATCATAGGATAACCAGTATAGGTGTATGTTACAGCAAATACAGTTTTTGCTTTCTGTAAAGTTTGATGCAAAATTTCTGCTTCTGCAAATGTGGTTGTCATTGGTTTTTCACAAATAACATTAAAACCATTTTCTAAAAGACTTTTTGCCATTGGAAAATGTAAAAAGTTTGGAGTCAAAATAGATATTACTTGCATCCTCTCACTTTCTGGTAATGCTAATTCTTTTTGAATTAAGGTATCTAAGTTTTCATAAACTCTACTTGCTGATAAATCTAACTGTTCTGCAAATTTTAAATTTTCTTGGTAATCTACATTAAACACACCACCCACTAATTCATATTTATCGAACATAGATGATGCAACTCTGTGCAAGATTCCAATTAGTGAATCTCCTCCACCTCCTAAAATGCCAAATTTAATTTTCCCCATTTTAATTTTAAGATTTATATTCTACTTTTTCATTCTTAAAAAAGAATCCAAAAATCAGCATTACAACAACAGCAAATATTGCTGGAAACATCCAAATATTTTGCCAAGCATGTAAACCTTCTTCTACAATATTTTGATCTACAATTTTACCTGCAACCCAAAAACCAACCAACATACCAACTCCATAAGTTGCTAATGTTATTAAACCTTGTGCTGCACTTTTAATTTTTTCGCCTGCTTTAGAATCCGTATAAATTTGACCTGATACAAAAAAGAAGTCGTAACAAATACCATGTAAAGCAATACCGATAATCAGCATAAAAAATAAATCGCCACTATTACCATAAGCGAATAACAAGTAACGAATTACCCAAGCTAGCATTCCAAATAAAACTGTTTTTTTAAATCCATATTTTTTGAAGTAAAAAGGTAACAATAGCATAAATGCTACTTCTGAAATTTGCCCTAATGAAGCCCAAGCTGTAGAATTATCAACTTTATATTCAGTTAAAAACAAACTAATATTTTGATAATAAAAAGCCAATGGAATACATATTAAAAAAGAAGAGATAAAGAAAACAAAGAAGTTTTTATCTTTAAATAATTGTAAAGCTTCCAAGCCTAAAATATCTGATATGGATGCTTTTTCATCCTTATTCGCAGAAGGTGGCGTTTTTGGTAAAAAGAAACTGAATACTCCTAAAACTACAGAAGCAATGGCTACCATAATAAATGTATTTGATAACATACCTGAAGCAATATTTGCTTCAGAATCCCATTTAAAAACAAAACTGATAGCTAAACCTGCTATAATCCAACCAATTGTTCCCCAAACTCTAACCATAGGAAATTGTTTAGCAGGGTCTTTCATTTGATTAAAAGAAACTGAATTTACCAAGGCTAAAGTTGGCATGTAAGCTATCATATACCCTAAAACATAAGGATAAAACACATTAAATTCGGTTGATTGCGCCATTAAATACATTAAACCTGCACCAATTAAATGTAGAATTGCCAGAATCTTTTCTGCGTTAATATATCTATCTGCAATTAAGCCAATAATAAAAGGCGCTATAATAGCTCCCCAAGATTGTGTAGAATAAGCCATACCTGTTTCAGCCCCAGAAGCACCTAAATTATTTCCTAAAAAAGTACCCATGGTTACAAACCATCCTCCCCAAATAAAAAATTCGAGAAACATCATAAAAGACAATTGGTATTGAATTGATTTTTTCATTGTTGATTTTGCTTAATTAATTTTATAGCTGCTTTGCAGATTTTAATAGTAAATCTCTTATTACAATTACTCCTTCTTTTTCAGACAATCTATCTCCTTCATATTCTACTCCAATAAATCCATTATATTCTGCTTCTTTGACAATCTTTAATATTCTAACAAAATCTAATGTTGTTTCATTACCATTTTCATCAAAATCATAAGCTTTTGCACTTACAGCTTCTGCTTCTGGCATCATTAACTCAATACCTCTATACTTATCTTTATACTCTTCTTCACAATCACCCCATTTTGCTCCATCTTTTCTCTTCACACACCAATTACCAAAATCTGGAAGCGTTCCACAATTCTCCATATTCACTTCTTTAATGGCTGCCATTAAAAGATCTGCATCCGAAGATAACCAACCATGATTTTCACAAAGAACATTTATATTTTTTGTTGCTGCATAAGTTGATAATTTCTTTAAACCATCTACAACAGCAGTTCTCCAAATTTCTGGATCATTGGTTCCAAAAGTATTCACACGTATAGAATGACAACCAAGTTTTGCAGCAGCATCAATCCATTTTTTATGATTTTCGACAGCAGCATTTCTAACATCTTCACTAGGATCTGCCAAATCTCCTTCTCCATCTACCATAATTAAAACATTCTGCAGACCATGTTTTTTACTTAAAACATTCAATGAATCTATAACTGCATCAAAACCCATCTCTTGAATTTGATTCATGTAAAGGTGATTTACATATTCTAACCCCTCAAAACCCATGTTCTTAGACATTTCTGCAAATTGAAATGGACTAACACCATCATCATTAAAAGTTCTATGCAAAGACCATTGTGCTAATGACAATTTAAAGAAAGGTGTTGCATTATCTTTAACAGCCAAAGCTGTATCCTCTGAATTTTGAGATTCCTTTTTTACCTCATTTTTACAACTAACAAATAGTAGCGATAAAACAAAAAGTAATGATAATAAGTTTGATTTTTTATTGAAAATAAAGTTCATTTTCTAAGGTATTTTTGGTTGATTGAAAACTAAAATTATAAAACTGAAATTATTTTAGTGTCTATAATTATTCAGTGAAAAATTTTAAACACTCTCAAAAACTCTTTTTCGAAAGATTATTGGAGTACATTTTTCTTGCTTTTTAAACATTGTTGCAAAATACTGACTGGTTGAAAAACCACACAAATAGGCAACATCACTTATATTAATATCTGGTTGTTCTATCAATACCTTTTTAGCCATTTCAATACGCTTTAACATTAAATATTTCATAGGTGTTAAATTAGTTAATTGCTTGCAATGATGCGTAAACCTAGTTAAACCAACCCCTGAAGATCTTGCCATTTTTTCTACAGTCCAATTTTCTGGTAAATTAAGTTCTAACTCTTTTAAAAATAACTTTACACTTCTAGAACTATTGGTTAAATTCTCATTCAAAGAAACTTCATCTACAATTAAAAGTTCTAATAAAAGCAGCAATAAATTATTTACTAAAATTCGTATTTTAGAAGCTTTATCTCCTTCATTATCAGAATCTACTGCTTTACCTATTTTTTGAAAACACTCACGAATTCGCTTATCTGCTTTCCAACAAATCTTTTCATTATGCCTTAAAATGTTTGTCAACTTTTCCAAATCTTTAGGTGCTAGAAAAATCCAATCTGGCCATTTCCAATTTTGATGTGGCCTTCTCACATTCAAATCTAAAATTAACCAATAGAATTTACCCATACCTATTGACGGACTACCAACCTTATGCATTTCCCAAGGCCTAGTAATCGTTAAACTATTAGGAACCAGCTCCATCTCTTCTCCTTGCTGTGCATAAGGCATTGTTCCTGATTCTAAAAAATGTATTTCTATACCTTCATTTCTATGCCAATCTAAACCCCAATCTTGAGGTTTATTTGCATCCCAATACCCAATACTATTTATACCCAAAGTATCATCTGTTAATCGATCTCCAGGATATGTGTATCTCGCTAATGCTTTAAACTTTAATTTGTTTCTATTCACGGCATCAATTAAAGGCAAGCATGTGTCTGCATGATACTCAATTTCACCCACCTTAAATGGTGTTATATTTTGTACATTTAATTTCATTGAAAAATATTGAACATTATAAAAGTGCAAAATAAGTAATATTGAATTATGAATTATTAAAATTTCTTAATTTTAATTTTTGAATATCATAATTAATCGACGTAAAAAGCTATATATCATGAATGATAACAATAAGAATATGGAAGATCAGCAATTTGATGCCATTGTAGTTGGTACTGGAATTTCTGGTGGTTGGGCTGCTAAAGAGCTTTGTGAAAATGGATTAAAAACATTAGTACTAGAAAGAGGAAGAATGGTAGAGCATGGAGATTATCCTACTGCACATTTAGATCCTTGGGATTTACCAAATGGAGGAAAAGCAACTCAAGAAATCATAAATAGAAAGCCTAAACAACATAGAACAGGTTATACTACACAAGCTGCAAGAGAACACTTTTTTGTTGATGATATAAAGCACCCATATAATGAAGATAAAAGATTCGATTGGATAAGAGGTTATCATGTTGGAGGAAGATCTTTAATGTGGGGAAGACAAAGTTACAGGTTAAGTGATATCGATTTTGAAGCTAACAAAAAAGAAGGTATAGCTGTAGATTGGCCAGTTCGTTATAAAGATATTGAGCCTTGGTATGACAAAGTTGAAGAATACATTGGAGTTAGTGGACAGAACTTAGGCTTAAAGCAATTGCCAGATCAAAAGCTACTAAAACCAATGAACCTAAATTGTGTAGAAGAGCATTTGCAAGCTAAAATAGAAGAAAATTTTGATGATGATCGAGTTTTAACTATTGGTAGAACTGCACATATTACAGAAGGTACAAAAGAAGGTATGGGTAGAAGTACTTGTCAATATAGAAACAGATGTATGAGAGGCTGTCCATTTGGAGCTTATTTTAGCAGTAATTCATCTACACTTCCTGCAGCAGACGCAACAGGTAATATGACACTTAGACCAAACTCTATTGTTCACGAGGTTATTTATGATGATGAAACTAAAAAAGCAACTGGAGTTAGAGTAATAGATGCAGAAACAAAAGAAAGCCATGTATATAAAGCTAAAGTGATTTTCTTGTGTGCATCAGCAATAGCATCAGCATCAATTTTATTACAATCTAAGTCAGAACGTTTTCCTAATGGATTAGGAAATGACAGTGGAGAGTTAGGTCATAACCTTATGGATCATCATTTTCATGTTGGAGCTTCTGCAAAAGTTGATGGTTTTGAAGACAAATATGTAAAAGGTAGAAGACCAAATGGAGTATACATACCTAGATTTAGAAATTTAGGAGGAAATACAGAAGTTAAATCTTTTAAGAGAGGTTATGGCTATCAAGGAGGAGCAAGTAGATCCTCTACTTCAGAAATGGTTGCAGAATTAAAATATGGACCAAAATTAGCCGAAGAAATATTAAAACCTGGTGAATGGAGAGTAAACTTATTAGCTTTCGGAGAAACACTTCCAGATCATAAAAATAGAATGTATTTAGATGAAAGTAAAAAAGACGATTGGGGTTTACCTACAATCACTTTTGATGCTGAATTTGGAGAAAATGAATTTGCGATGCGTAAAGACATGCAAGAGCAAGCGAAAAAAATGTTAGAATCTGCAGGTTATAAAGATGTGCAAGGTTATGACAATGGAGGTATGGCTATGGGATTAGGTATTCATGAAATGGGTACTGCAAGAATGGGTAGAGATCCAAAAACATCTGTATTAAATGGAAATAATCAAATTCATGCTTGTAAAAATGTATACGTAACAGATGGTGCTTTTATGACTTCTTCAGGTTGTCAAAATCCGTCATTAAGTTATATGGCATTTACTGCAAGAGCAGCAAACCATGCAGCAAATGAATTAAAAAAGAACTCATAAAACTATAAATATGAAACGTAGAGAAGCCATAAAAAATATAGGATTTGCAGCTGGATTTGCAGTGATTGCTCCAAGTTTTTTGAGTATGTTGCAAAGCTGTACTACAGAAGAACTTTGGACACCTAAATTTTTAAAAGAAGAAGAACAAAAAGCACTTATAAGTATTGTAGATATTATTTTACCAAAAACTGAGAATACACCTTCAGCCACTGAAATGAATGTTCCTCAATTCATAGATAAATATATAGACGAAGTTTTGGAGCTAGAAGATCAAGAAATAACAA belongs to Polaribacter dokdonensis and includes:
- a CDS encoding 3-keto-disaccharide hydrolase; amino-acid sequence: MKKIIILFSIGLFVLACNQKTDKKPEVIETQEAEPTKPEETEVWEPKPPTVTVNSETNIPSDAIVLFDGTNFNEWISSKDSTEVQWILNADKSMTVKNKAGDIQTKQNFGSVQLHLEWKSSEEVRADGQNRSNSGVFLQNRYEVQVLDNNDNDTYVNGQVGSIYKQSIPLAKASSATGKWNTYDIIYHQPIFDENGQIKEKATITVLHNGVLVQDNFELEGTTEYIGWPKYNAHDEQPIKLQDHQDNSGVSYRNIWIRKL
- a CDS encoding sugar phosphate isomerase/epimerase family protein → MTTIKGPAVFLAQFMGDKEPFNTLEGLCKWASNLGYKGIQIPTLDKSIIDLDIAAESQTYCDEFKGKINSFGLEITELSTHIQGQLVAVHSAHDLMFDVFAPKELHGKPKERTLWAVDQMKKAGIVSRRLGLNNHATFSGSLLWPVMHPWPQQPKGLVETGFKELANRWLPILDTFKENDVNVCYEVHPVEDIHDGDTFERFLAATNNHSAVNILYDPSHFVLQQLDYVKYIDHYHEFIKAFHVKDSEFNPSGKKGMFGGYNDWKDRAGRYRSPGDGQVDFKKVFSKLTEYGCDVWAVLEWECIIKSPEQGAREGVKFIQDHIIEVTDKRFDDFAGSKDDIDQNHINRILGI
- a CDS encoding Gfo/Idh/MocA family protein — its product is MGKIKFGILGGGGDSLIGILHRVASSMFDKYELVGGVFNVDYQENLKFAEQLDLSASRVYENLDTLIQKELALPESERMQVISILTPNFLHFPMAKSLLENGFNVICEKPMTTTFAEAEILHQTLQKAKTVFAVTYTYTGYPMIRQMKHMIKNGDLGEIQKVDAQYYQGWINPIIHDIEKRSSTWRLNPEKSGISCCIGDIGTHAFDMLEYVSGLKVESILADLNYLYSDNKMDIDGTVLLRCSNNVKGVICASQIATGEENSFVVKVYGKKAGLKWEQENPNYLYLMQDGKPLQVLKPGHEYNSDLSLDGTKLPPGHPEGIFDSMGNIYKGVAKAILKQPYNAAEFPTMIDGVRGMSFIEKAVESHTKGNVWVDIHNY
- a CDS encoding nucleoside permease; translation: MKKSIQYQLSFMMFLEFFIWGGWFVTMGTFLGNNLGASGAETGMAYSTQSWGAIIAPFIIGLIADRYINAEKILAILHLIGAGLMYLMAQSTEFNVFYPYVLGYMIAYMPTLALVNSVSFNQMKDPAKQFPMVRVWGTIGWIIAGLAISFVFKWDSEANIASGMLSNTFIMVAIASVVLGVFSFFLPKTPPSANKDEKASISDILGLEALQLFKDKNFFVFFISSFLICIPLAFYYQNISLFLTEYKVDNSTAWASLGQISEVAFMLLLPFYFKKYGFKKTVLFGMLAWVIRYLLFAYGNSGDLFFMLIIGIALHGICYDFFFVSGQIYTDSKAGEKIKSAAQGLITLATYGVGMLVGFWVAGKIVDQNIVEEGLHAWQNIWMFPAIFAVVVMLIFGFFFKNEKVEYKS
- a CDS encoding sugar phosphate isomerase/epimerase family protein, with translation MNFIFNKKSNLLSLLFVLSLLFVSCKNEVKKESQNSEDTALAVKDNATPFFKLSLAQWSLHRTFNDDGVSPFQFAEMSKNMGFEGLEYVNHLYMNQIQEMGFDAVIDSLNVLSKKHGLQNVLIMVDGEGDLADPSEDVRNAAVENHKKWIDAAAKLGCHSIRVNTFGTNDPEIWRTAVVDGLKKLSTYAATKNINVLCENHGWLSSDADLLMAAIKEVNMENCGTLPDFGNWCVKRKDGAKWGDCEEEYKDKYRGIELMMPEAEAVSAKAYDFDENGNETTLDFVRILKIVKEAEYNGFIGVEYEGDRLSEKEGVIVIRDLLLKSAKQL
- a CDS encoding helix-turn-helix transcriptional regulator, with protein sequence MKLNVQNITPFKVGEIEYHADTCLPLIDAVNRNKLKFKALARYTYPGDRLTDDTLGINSIGYWDANKPQDWGLDWHRNEGIEIHFLESGTMPYAQQGEEMELVPNSLTITRPWEMHKVGSPSIGMGKFYWLILDLNVRRPHQNWKWPDWIFLAPKDLEKLTNILRHNEKICWKADKRIRECFQKIGKAVDSDNEGDKASKIRILVNNLLLLLLELLIVDEVSLNENLTNSSRSVKLFLKELELNLPENWTVEKMARSSGVGLTRFTHHCKQLTNLTPMKYLMLKRIEMAKKVLIEQPDINISDVAYLCGFSTSQYFATMFKKQEKCTPIIFRKRVFESV
- a CDS encoding GMC oxidoreductase; protein product: MNDNNKNMEDQQFDAIVVGTGISGGWAAKELCENGLKTLVLERGRMVEHGDYPTAHLDPWDLPNGGKATQEIINRKPKQHRTGYTTQAAREHFFVDDIKHPYNEDKRFDWIRGYHVGGRSLMWGRQSYRLSDIDFEANKKEGIAVDWPVRYKDIEPWYDKVEEYIGVSGQNLGLKQLPDQKLLKPMNLNCVEEHLQAKIEENFDDDRVLTIGRTAHITEGTKEGMGRSTCQYRNRCMRGCPFGAYFSSNSSTLPAADATGNMTLRPNSIVHEVIYDDETKKATGVRVIDAETKESHVYKAKVIFLCASAIASASILLQSKSERFPNGLGNDSGELGHNLMDHHFHVGASAKVDGFEDKYVKGRRPNGVYIPRFRNLGGNTEVKSFKRGYGYQGGASRSSTSEMVAELKYGPKLAEEILKPGEWRVNLLAFGETLPDHKNRMYLDESKKDDWGLPTITFDAEFGENEFAMRKDMQEQAKKMLESAGYKDVQGYDNGGMAMGLGIHEMGTARMGRDPKTSVLNGNNQIHACKNVYVTDGAFMTSSGCQNPSLSYMAFTARAANHAANELKKNS